The following coding sequences are from one Capsicum annuum cultivar UCD-10X-F1 chromosome 3, UCD10Xv1.1, whole genome shotgun sequence window:
- the LOC124896845 gene encoding uncharacterized protein LOC124896845, with protein sequence MVKVGVEIDLLKPQPEAVYVGLIHENFTQTGFMQKLEYKGIPKYCKHCRKLGHAIANCRVLERKRAVEQQKLEEQNREKDNVEHPNAERQNEQGRTPEMDSVDNDDEKNLKKSEGKKDDSNKIGKRAMKNHMKAVSNVKALEETIKPPINPNDNREDDLNRDNKEEVGQSESPVQQGEIEKDRGRQNDSPYDLSSFDKEKGHLSKKTEESSNQNLQKRTPVDTIHKLSEEVSFIIKNISGLNLVIDVNQGIQKPATIKKKENEIDP encoded by the exons ATGGTTAAGGTTGGAGTAGAAATCGACTTGCTCAAACCTCAACCAGAAGCTGTTTATGTTGGCTTAATTCATGAGAATTTCACGCAGACAGGATTTATGCAGAAACTTGAGTATAAGGGGATCCCTAAGTATTGCAAACATTGTAGAAAACTTGGTCATGCCATAGCTAATTGTAGAGTATTGGAAAGGAAAAGGGCGGTAGAGCAACAGAAACTCGAagaacaaaatagagaaaaagacaaTGTTGAGCATCCTAATGCTGAAAGGCAGAATGAACAAGGTAGAACACCAGAAATGGACAGCGTGGATAACGATGatgagaaaaatttgaaaaaatctgAGGGAAAAAAAGATGATAGCAATAAA ATTGGTAAAAGGGCCATGAAAAATCACATGAAAGCTGTCTCCAATGTGAAAGCTCTAGAGGAAACAATCAAGCCTCCCATAAATCCAAATGACAATAGAGAAGACGATCTAAATCGCGACAACAAGGAAGAAGTAGGACAAAGTGAATCACCAGTACAACAAGGAGAAATAGAGAAGGACAGAGGAAGACAAAATGATAGCCCATACGACTTGAGCAGTTTCGATAAAGAAAAGGGGCATCTCTCAAAGAAGACTGAAGAAAGCTCTAATCAGAATTTACAAAAACGAACACCAGTGGACACAATCCATAAACTATCAGAGGAAGTTTCATTTATCATTAAAAATATATCGGGATTAAACTTGGTTATTGATGTTAATCAAGGCATTCAAAAACCAGCcaccataaaaaaaaaagagaatgaaaTTGATCCTTAA